The following proteins come from a genomic window of Deinococcus aerius:
- a CDS encoding class I SAM-dependent methyltransferase produces MDEPPPNETLTDLNAQTRQMWERKAHFWDDTMGDGNAFQRELIFPALTRLLDLRAGERVLDVGCGNGVVSRHLAALGARVVATDFSDALLERARARTAQDARPVEYVLADATDEDQMRALGEGSFDAAVCVMALQDIADIAPLFRALTRLLTPVGRFVFAVPHPAFNIPQASRLTLEEEDRAGVLTEVRSVRVSGYLRVPPAPSAGMAGEPSPHLFFHRPLHLLLGTAFGAGLVLDGLEEPAFGGEARSARALSWRNFSEVPPVLVGRLRPRSAEH; encoded by the coding sequence ATGGATGAACCCCCGCCGAACGAGACGCTGACGGACCTCAACGCGCAGACGAGGCAGATGTGGGAGCGCAAGGCGCACTTCTGGGACGACACGATGGGCGACGGCAATGCCTTTCAGCGGGAGCTGATCTTCCCGGCCCTCACGCGCCTCCTCGACCTGCGCGCGGGCGAGCGGGTGCTCGACGTGGGGTGCGGCAACGGCGTGGTGAGCCGCCACCTCGCGGCACTTGGCGCGAGGGTTGTCGCCACCGACTTCAGCGACGCGCTGCTGGAACGGGCACGTGCCCGCACGGCGCAGGACGCGCGGCCCGTCGAATATGTGCTGGCGGACGCGACGGACGAGGACCAGATGCGCGCCCTGGGCGAAGGGAGCTTCGACGCGGCGGTGTGCGTGATGGCGTTGCAGGACATCGCCGACATCGCGCCCTTGTTTCGTGCGCTCACCCGCCTCCTGACACCTGTGGGCCGCTTCGTGTTCGCGGTACCGCACCCGGCGTTCAACATCCCCCAGGCGAGCAGGCTGACGCTGGAGGAAGAGGACCGGGCGGGGGTGCTGACGGAAGTGCGGTCCGTGAGGGTGTCGGGGTACTTGCGTGTGCCGCCCGCACCGAGCGCGGGCATGGCGGGCGAACCGTCGCCGCACCTGTTCTTTCACCGCCCATTACATCTGCTCCTGGGGACCGCGTTCGGGGCGGGTCTGGTGCTGGACGGGCTGGAAGAACCGGCCTTCGGGGGTGAGGCGCGGTCGGCAAGGGCCCTGAGTTGGCGCAACTTCTCGGAGGTGCCGCCGGTCCTGGTTGGACGCTTGAGGCCGCGTTCAGCGGAGCACTGA
- a CDS encoding carbohydrate ABC transporter permease, whose protein sequence is MARMSRMRRQEALNGYLFIAPWLIGFLAFVAGPMLWSLYASFTNYDVTSRMDWVGLDNYRRLLFDDQLFWISLYNTGFYVLFAVPLSVITGVLIAVLLNQQIPGQRIFRTIFFLPKVLTGVAVLLLWLWVFNPDFGPINVFLRAIGVQNPPLWFSDPTWAKPALVIMSMWGAAGGYIIYLAGLQGIPRHLYEAAQLDGATPVQQFWNVTVPMMSPTIFFKLVTGIAAAFQFWEASLIISDGGKGGPSFSTLFYGLYMWQKAFTEYQMGYASAMAWVLLLITLLLTGIQFFVSRRWVYYEGEARS, encoded by the coding sequence ATGGCACGGATGAGCAGGATGCGCCGTCAGGAAGCCCTCAACGGGTATCTCTTCATCGCGCCGTGGTTGATCGGCTTTCTGGCGTTCGTCGCCGGGCCGATGCTCTGGTCGCTGTATGCCAGCTTCACCAACTACGACGTGACCTCGCGCATGGATTGGGTGGGTCTGGACAATTACCGCCGCCTGCTGTTCGACGACCAGCTCTTCTGGATCTCGCTGTACAACACTGGCTTCTACGTGCTGTTCGCCGTGCCGCTCAGCGTGATCACCGGCGTGCTGATCGCCGTGCTGCTCAACCAGCAGATTCCGGGGCAGCGGATTTTTCGGACCATCTTCTTCCTGCCCAAGGTCCTGACGGGCGTGGCCGTGCTGCTGCTGTGGTTGTGGGTGTTCAACCCCGACTTCGGGCCCATCAACGTCTTCCTGCGGGCCATCGGGGTGCAGAATCCGCCCCTGTGGTTCTCCGACCCCACCTGGGCCAAGCCCGCGCTGGTCATCATGAGCATGTGGGGTGCGGCGGGCGGCTACATCATCTACCTGGCGGGCCTCCAGGGCATTCCCCGGCACCTGTACGAGGCGGCCCAGCTCGACGGCGCCACGCCGGTCCAGCAGTTCTGGAACGTCACCGTCCCGATGATGTCGCCCACCATCTTCTTCAAGCTGGTCACGGGCATCGCCGCGGCCTTTCAGTTCTGGGAGGCCTCGCTGATCATTTCCGATGGGGGCAAGGGCGGGCCGTCCTTCTCCACGCTGTTCTACGGCCTGTACATGTGGCAAAAGGCCTTCACGGAGTACCAGATGGGCTACGCCAGCGCGATGGCCTGGGTGCTGCTGCTCATCACGCTGCTGCTGACCGGCATTCAGTTCTTCGTCTCCCGCCGCTGGGTGTACTACGAAGGTGAGGCCCGTTCATGA
- a CDS encoding glycoside hydrolase family 2 protein, protein MNEPTLAPRLVEETAATHPRPQLRRPWRSLDGWWEFAVDDAEDPGEVLFGGRIRVPYAPQTPASGIENGLSPSTTTLWYRTEVHPAPDERPGPDERLLVHFGAVDWAAEVYVNGAFAARHEGGYTPFTVDVTRAARRGPFELLVRAVDDHSDMAMPRGKQDWRDEPHAIWYPPTSGIWRGVWLEKVPVQHIADLGWTPNLPRFELTALVTLARAPRPGTRLRVEVLDGERVVADSDVLVTGQRVNLPLRLPDPGVEDARNELLWTPDHPKLLGTRLTLSLGGETVDRADGYTALRSVGTRGRRFLINGIPHPLRMALYQGYWPDTGMTGDDERFREDAELARRLGFNGLRLHQKIEDPRFLYWCDRLGLAAWVDLPGAYAFTPTSIERLTRTWLEVLRLYASHPCVVAWVPLNESWGLPDVPGQPEQQEAQRALYALTRTLDPTRPVSGSDGWQQVVTDLFTLHDYIQDPEALLARYGSRQAIEENLWRQWPGGREAALGGLTPGDRPVILSEFGGTSWVPAGEEGWGYGVARDPVTLLERVEALLRAADTCILNRGIHGYCYTQLTDTYQERNGLATMGRALKGDVVRLSSAVRGEPYDETNPLWYSNRWRGRRGP, encoded by the coding sequence GTGAATGAGCCCACGCTCGCCCCCAGGCTGGTGGAGGAAACCGCAGCCACGCACCCCCGCCCCCAGCTCCGCCGCCCCTGGCGCTCTCTGGACGGCTGGTGGGAGTTCGCGGTGGACGACGCGGAGGACCCGGGGGAGGTGTTGTTCGGCGGGCGCATCCGGGTGCCCTACGCGCCCCAGACCCCGGCGAGCGGCATTGAGAACGGCCTGTCCCCCTCCACTACCACCCTGTGGTACCGAACCGAAGTCCACCCCGCCCCAGACGAGCGGCCCGGACCCGACGAGCGGCTGCTCGTCCACTTCGGCGCGGTGGACTGGGCGGCGGAGGTGTACGTGAACGGCGCCTTCGCCGCCCGGCACGAGGGGGGCTACACGCCCTTCACGGTGGACGTGACGCGCGCCGCCCGGCGGGGACCCTTCGAGCTGCTGGTCCGCGCAGTGGACGATCACAGCGATATGGCGATGCCCCGGGGCAAGCAGGACTGGCGGGATGAGCCCCACGCGATCTGGTATCCACCCACCAGCGGCATCTGGCGCGGCGTGTGGCTGGAAAAGGTGCCGGTGCAGCACATCGCGGACCTGGGCTGGACGCCGAACCTGCCCCGCTTCGAACTCACGGCGCTCGTCACGCTGGCCCGAGCTCCCCGGCCCGGCACCCGCCTGCGAGTCGAGGTCCTCGACGGGGAGCGGGTCGTCGCGGACAGTGACGTGCTGGTGACCGGGCAGCGGGTGAATCTCCCCCTGCGCCTGCCCGACCCCGGGGTGGAGGACGCGCGCAACGAGCTGCTGTGGACGCCCGACCACCCCAAGTTGCTCGGCACGCGCCTGACCCTCTCGCTGGGGGGGGAGACTGTGGACCGCGCCGACGGGTACACGGCACTACGGTCAGTGGGCACGCGCGGGCGGCGGTTCCTGATCAACGGCATTCCGCACCCGCTGCGGATGGCGCTCTACCAGGGCTACTGGCCCGACACGGGCATGACCGGCGACGACGAGCGCTTCCGCGAGGACGCCGAACTCGCGCGGCGGCTGGGCTTTAACGGCCTGCGGCTGCACCAGAAGATCGAGGACCCCCGCTTCCTGTACTGGTGCGACCGGCTGGGGCTGGCCGCGTGGGTCGACCTTCCGGGCGCGTACGCCTTCACGCCCACCTCCATCGAACGCCTCACCCGGACCTGGCTGGAGGTGCTGCGGCTGTACGCCTCCCACCCGTGCGTGGTGGCGTGGGTGCCGCTCAACGAGTCGTGGGGCCTGCCGGACGTGCCCGGGCAGCCCGAGCAGCAGGAGGCGCAGCGGGCGCTGTACGCCCTGACCCGCACCCTCGACCCCACCCGCCCGGTCAGCGGCAGCGACGGCTGGCAGCAGGTCGTGACCGACCTCTTCACCCTGCACGACTATATCCAGGACCCGGAAGCGCTCCTGGCGCGCTACGGCAGCCGTCAGGCCATCGAGGAGAACCTGTGGCGCCAGTGGCCGGGCGGGCGAGAGGCGGCGCTGGGCGGCCTCACCCCCGGGGACCGCCCAGTGATCCTCTCCGAGTTCGGCGGCACCTCCTGGGTCCCGGCGGGCGAGGAGGGCTGGGGCTACGGCGTGGCGCGCGATCCCGTCACGCTGCTGGAGCGGGTCGAGGCGCTGCTGCGGGCCGCCGACACCTGCATCCTGAACCGGGGCATCCACGGGTACTGCTACACCCAGCTCACCGATACCTACCAGGAGAGAAACGGCCTGGCGACGATGGGCCGGGCGCTCAAGGGGGACGTGGTGCGGCTGTCGAGCGCCGTGCGCGGCGAACCGTACGACGAGACCAACCCGCTGTGGTACTCGAACCGCTGGCGGGGGAGGCGCGGGCCGTGA
- a CDS encoding NUDIX domain-containing protein, whose amino-acid sequence MRHRVSAAGIVVRDDALLLVRHVQPGLYDFYVPPGGGLEGAESVLEGAEREVFEETGLLVRALRPVYVQEIIEPDARILKTFVLCEERGGYRTPDHRVPGERDRLAEARFVPTAELPTLNVVPMVFRGEFRHDLAAGASSLRYLGTERASVM is encoded by the coding sequence ATGCGACATCGGGTCAGCGCCGCCGGGATCGTCGTTCGGGACGATGCCCTCCTGCTCGTCCGTCACGTTCAACCCGGCCTCTATGACTTCTACGTTCCCCCGGGCGGCGGGCTTGAAGGTGCGGAAAGCGTCTTAGAAGGGGCCGAACGCGAGGTGTTTGAGGAAACCGGGTTGCTCGTCCGCGCGCTGCGGCCCGTGTACGTGCAGGAGATCATCGAGCCGGACGCGCGTATCCTTAAAACCTTCGTGCTGTGCGAGGAACGCGGCGGGTACCGGACGCCCGACCACCGCGTCCCGGGCGAGCGCGACCGGCTTGCGGAAGCGCGTTTCGTGCCCACCGCCGAGCTCCCCACCCTCAACGTCGTCCCCATGGTGTTCCGGGGGGAGTTCCGGCACGACCTCGCGGCGGGGGCCTCCTCGCTGCGTTACCTGGGGACCGAACGCGCAAGCGTCATGTGA
- a CDS encoding ROK family transcriptional regulator: MKQGRPRSIRQGRNLPEVRADNLNVVLEALQKLQPISRSGLAEATGLTAATITHMTDELEALDLLVETPSSERQVGRRPTLLSLNHARGQVIGVELSRSIVHVIRSDFGGRPLARLERPFRATTSVKKGLALLREVIAELVDPGLPLLGIGVGIPGPVDSERGVVLGPPNFGGWRDVPLAAGLGEHFGVPCWLDDDAKAAAFGERWYGAGRHEETLLYVSLRSGVGSGLIVGDRVYRGAHELAGEIGHTTIHVDGPLCECGNRGCLETLVSIPAIMQEVRRLGLDAENPADLHRLVLAGDRKAQSVQERVYTYLSAALVNAVNHYDPALIVLGGQLVRSWPDLTETLAEKVKGRSFGYLSKDIRIVESALGRDATALGAVAIAISHILRDPQGALKPKPTVPESAALSPAAAHP; encoded by the coding sequence ATGAAGCAGGGCAGACCGAGAAGCATCCGGCAAGGCCGCAACCTGCCCGAGGTGCGGGCGGACAACCTGAATGTGGTGCTGGAAGCGCTTCAGAAGCTGCAACCCATCTCCCGCAGCGGCCTGGCGGAGGCCACCGGTCTGACGGCGGCCACCATCACCCACATGACCGACGAGCTGGAGGCCCTCGACCTGCTTGTCGAGACGCCCTCCAGCGAACGCCAGGTGGGGCGCCGCCCGACGCTGCTGAGCCTCAACCACGCCCGCGGCCAGGTCATCGGCGTGGAGCTGTCCCGCTCCATCGTTCACGTGATCCGCTCCGACTTCGGCGGGCGACCGCTGGCCCGGCTGGAACGCCCCTTCCGGGCGACCACCTCGGTGAAAAAGGGGCTCGCCCTGCTGCGGGAGGTCATCGCCGAGCTGGTCGATCCCGGGCTACCGCTGCTGGGCATCGGCGTGGGGATTCCGGGCCCGGTGGACAGCGAGCGGGGCGTCGTTCTCGGCCCCCCCAACTTCGGGGGCTGGCGCGACGTGCCCCTGGCGGCGGGGCTGGGCGAGCATTTCGGGGTCCCCTGCTGGCTGGACGACGACGCCAAGGCCGCCGCCTTCGGCGAGCGCTGGTACGGCGCGGGCCGCCACGAGGAGACGCTGCTGTACGTCTCCCTGCGGTCCGGCGTGGGGTCGGGCCTGATCGTGGGGGACCGGGTCTACCGCGGCGCCCACGAGCTGGCGGGCGAGATCGGGCACACCACCATCCACGTCGACGGCCCGCTGTGCGAGTGCGGCAACCGCGGCTGCCTGGAGACGCTGGTGAGCATTCCCGCGATCATGCAGGAGGTCCGGCGCCTGGGGCTGGACGCCGAGAACCCCGCCGACCTGCACCGGCTGGTCCTGGCGGGCGACCGCAAGGCGCAGAGCGTCCAGGAGCGGGTCTACACCTACCTGTCCGCCGCGCTCGTCAACGCCGTGAACCACTACGACCCCGCGCTGATCGTCCTGGGCGGGCAGCTCGTCCGCTCCTGGCCCGACCTGACGGAGACGCTGGCCGAGAAGGTCAAGGGCCGCTCGTTCGGCTACCTCTCCAAGGACATCCGCATCGTCGAGAGTGCCCTGGGCCGTGACGCGACCGCGCTGGGTGCCGTGGCGATCGCCATCAGCCACATCCTACGCGACCCGCAGGGCGCCCTGAAGCCCAAGCCCACGGTGCCGGAGAGCGCCGCGCTCAGTCCCGCCGCCGCGCATCCCTGA
- a CDS encoding family 4 glycosyl hydrolase, which translates to MVLEPLAGEARAVTRIVITGAGGMTFPLTLAADMLTLPALREATLVLHDPSLERAARTARAAQAVADAHGLPLRLVVTDDRREALRGATHILVTFQVGGLDAYRADIEVPRQYGVDCVAGDTLNPGGIMRFVRSTPAFEALAADVLDLCPDALVLNYTNPMAMNTLYLRRLGLGVVGLCHSIPGTAGVIAGLLGLDSPADLSYRAAGINHQAWFLDLRVGGEDVSPRLREVLRERFLPEYGGTTGWTEGSLTYAGGQERVRAELMETFGYFTSESSHHASEYVQYFRRSPESVKVYLPRRWDYLRGSLAVAGQEDELTRAAVQGLSEKLTCSGEFGMRIIAAHVGGEPEAVYVNVPNDGWIANLPREACVEVPARVDAGGVHPETIGRLPGVCAGLNLTGIALQLAVVDAVCERDAAALAGAFALDPLTGSLLDLPAIRSLSGALLQAQARWLPEWLRGRRGETGGLAGRG; encoded by the coding sequence GTGGTACTCGAACCGCTGGCGGGGGAGGCGCGGGCCGTGACCCGCATCGTGATCACCGGGGCGGGCGGCATGACCTTTCCGCTCACGCTGGCGGCCGACATGCTCACCCTGCCCGCCCTGCGGGAGGCGACGCTGGTGCTCCACGACCCGAGCCTGGAGCGCGCCGCCCGCACAGCCCGCGCGGCGCAGGCGGTGGCGGACGCCCACGGGCTGCCGCTGCGCCTCGTCGTCACGGACGACCGCCGGGAGGCATTGCGCGGCGCCACACACATCCTGGTCACCTTCCAGGTCGGCGGGCTGGACGCCTACCGGGCGGACATCGAGGTGCCGCGCCAGTACGGGGTGGACTGCGTGGCGGGCGACACCCTGAACCCGGGCGGCATCATGCGCTTCGTCCGCAGCACGCCCGCCTTCGAGGCCCTGGCGGCGGATGTCCTCGACCTCTGCCCGGACGCGCTCGTCCTGAACTACACCAACCCCATGGCGATGAACACGCTGTACCTGCGCCGCCTGGGGCTGGGCGTGGTCGGTCTGTGCCACAGCATCCCGGGCACGGCGGGAGTGATCGCGGGGCTGCTGGGCCTGGACAGCCCCGCTGACCTCTCCTACCGGGCGGCGGGGATCAATCACCAGGCCTGGTTCCTGGACCTGCGGGTCGGCGGCGAGGACGTGAGCCCTCGGCTGCGGGAGGTGCTGCGGGAGCGCTTCCTGCCCGAATACGGCGGCACGACCGGCTGGACCGAGGGCAGCCTGACCTACGCGGGCGGCCAGGAGCGGGTGCGCGCGGAGCTGATGGAGACCTTCGGGTACTTCACGAGCGAGTCGAGCCACCACGCCTCCGAGTACGTGCAGTACTTCCGCCGCTCGCCCGAGAGCGTCAAGGTCTACCTGCCGCGCCGCTGGGACTACCTGCGGGGCTCGCTCGCCGTCGCCGGGCAGGAGGACGAGCTGACCCGTGCGGCGGTGCAGGGGCTCAGTGAGAAATTGACCTGTTCCGGCGAGTTCGGCATGCGGATCATCGCGGCGCACGTCGGCGGGGAGCCCGAGGCCGTGTACGTGAACGTGCCGAATGACGGCTGGATCGCCAACCTGCCACGCGAGGCGTGCGTGGAGGTACCCGCACGGGTGGACGCGGGGGGCGTGCATCCCGAGACTATCGGCCGACTCCCGGGCGTCTGTGCCGGGCTGAACCTGACCGGCATCGCGCTGCAACTCGCCGTGGTGGACGCGGTGTGCGAGCGAGACGCCGCCGCGCTGGCGGGGGCCTTCGCCCTCGACCCGCTGACGGGCAGCCTGCTCGACCTCCCGGCGATCCGCAGCCTGTCGGGGGCGCTGCTCCAGGCCCAGGCGCGCTGGCTGCCGGAGTGGCTGCGCGGGCGGCGCGGCGAGACAGGCGGCTTGGCCGGGCGGGGATGA
- a CDS encoding alpha-mannosidase: protein MTHPRSKSLTFHLVGHAHIDPVWLWDWREGHETVKATFRSALDRLLENPDMVFAHSSAAQYAWMEAHPRLLTEVREAVERGQWEPVGGWWVEPEVNLAHGEALARQALYGQRTFERLLGRRARVGFLPDSFGHPATLPQLLAQSGLDAFVFMRPGASEIDLPSPLFHWEGADGTRILAVQVECYNSSPTQVRTSLERNLAWRPPELEHWLGLFGVGNHGGGPTRRAIANLRELNASPEWPTLRMNSLGGFLDTVRGERLPVYAGELQHHARGCYAAVSEIKRLNRRAEHALMRAEKLAVLAGRVGYVYPAEQLSHAWELLLFNQFHDILAGSSIESAYEDAFHQLGEVLSIADRVTFAAMQAVADEVDTRLGGREVDEVIRSVRWDGPTWVTDYGEGVPILIFNPSGGERDEAVEVELNDWHTPNLRLMDDAGRDVPVQRLRAESVNGNGRPRFVFRAQLPALGYRLYRVLDEPREEPAIGPLSASPARLENDYWRLDFDPDTGGLRSLIDKTRSLDLLAGTGAQLQVVRDDSDTWGHGARTFRQLVGVFSGATLEVIESGSVRATVRATTRFRHSTAVQDFTLYADSPEIAGRLTLDWHEPHHAAQLVFPAALSSVTATSEVPYGFVTRPADGEEEPVQSWMDVSGVARDRRGVSHPAGLSVLNDGKYSASVLGGEMRLTVARSPVYAHHDPAELGTGATYAYLDQGTQRSRWSLVPHAGDWRAARVPVLAERLNQPAVFTREYVHPGSLPASHSELHLEGLPTVSVTAVKQAEDGDDVVVRLHEWGGRAASGTLTFRGFSIPVGLRPQQVLGLRLSSGRHAQVVNFLEEACE, encoded by the coding sequence ATGACTCACCCCCGCAGCAAGAGCCTCACCTTCCACCTCGTCGGCCATGCCCACATCGACCCGGTCTGGCTGTGGGACTGGCGCGAGGGGCACGAGACGGTCAAGGCCACCTTTCGCAGCGCGCTGGACCGCCTGCTGGAGAACCCCGACATGGTCTTCGCGCACTCCAGCGCCGCCCAGTACGCCTGGATGGAGGCGCATCCCCGGTTGCTGACGGAGGTGCGGGAGGCCGTGGAGCGCGGCCAGTGGGAGCCCGTCGGCGGCTGGTGGGTCGAGCCGGAGGTCAACCTCGCGCACGGGGAGGCGCTGGCGCGACAGGCGCTGTACGGCCAGCGGACCTTCGAGCGGCTGCTGGGGCGCCGGGCGCGGGTGGGCTTCCTGCCAGACTCGTTCGGGCATCCCGCCACCCTGCCGCAACTTCTCGCGCAGTCGGGCCTGGACGCCTTCGTCTTCATGCGGCCCGGCGCCTCCGAGATTGATCTCCCCTCCCCCCTCTTCCACTGGGAGGGCGCGGACGGCACCCGGATTCTCGCCGTGCAGGTGGAGTGCTACAACAGCAGCCCCACCCAGGTGCGGACCAGCCTGGAGCGCAACCTCGCGTGGCGTCCGCCGGAGTTGGAACACTGGCTGGGCCTCTTCGGCGTGGGCAACCACGGGGGCGGCCCCACCCGGCGCGCCATCGCCAACCTGCGCGAGCTGAATGCCAGCCCGGAGTGGCCCACCCTGCGGATGAACTCGCTGGGGGGCTTTCTGGACACGGTGCGGGGCGAACGCCTGCCCGTGTACGCGGGCGAGTTGCAGCACCACGCCCGGGGTTGCTACGCCGCCGTCAGCGAGATCAAGCGGCTCAACCGCCGGGCCGAGCACGCCCTGATGCGCGCCGAGAAGCTGGCGGTGCTGGCGGGCCGGGTGGGGTACGTCTATCCAGCGGAACAGCTCTCCCACGCCTGGGAGCTCCTGCTCTTCAACCAGTTCCACGACATCCTGGCAGGCAGCTCCATCGAGAGCGCCTACGAGGATGCCTTTCACCAGCTTGGCGAGGTGCTGAGTATCGCGGACCGTGTCACCTTCGCCGCCATGCAGGCCGTCGCAGACGAGGTCGACACCCGCCTGGGGGGCCGCGAGGTGGACGAGGTGATCCGCAGCGTGCGCTGGGACGGCCCCACCTGGGTGACCGACTACGGCGAGGGCGTGCCCATCCTGATCTTCAACCCGTCGGGGGGCGAGCGGGACGAGGCGGTCGAGGTCGAGCTCAACGACTGGCACACTCCGAACCTGCGCCTCATGGACGACGCCGGGCGGGACGTTCCGGTCCAGCGCCTGCGGGCGGAGAGTGTAAATGGCAATGGCCGCCCCCGCTTCGTCTTCCGCGCGCAGCTCCCGGCCCTGGGTTACCGCCTGTACCGCGTGCTGGACGAGCCGCGGGAGGAACCGGCCATAGGACCGCTCAGCGCCAGTCCCGCGCGGCTGGAAAACGACTACTGGAGGCTGGACTTCGACCCCGACACCGGGGGGCTGCGGTCGCTCATCGACAAGACCCGGAGTCTCGATCTTCTCGCAGGCACCGGAGCGCAGCTTCAGGTTGTGCGGGACGACTCCGACACCTGGGGGCATGGGGCGCGCACCTTTCGGCAACTGGTCGGGGTGTTCAGCGGGGCCACGTTGGAGGTCATCGAGTCTGGCTCGGTCCGGGCGACGGTGCGCGCCACCACCCGCTTTCGCCACTCCACGGCGGTGCAGGACTTCACCCTCTACGCAGACTCCCCCGAGATCGCCGGGCGCCTGACCCTCGACTGGCACGAGCCGCACCACGCGGCGCAGCTCGTCTTCCCCGCCGCGCTGAGCAGCGTGACCGCCACCTCCGAAGTGCCCTACGGCTTCGTGACCCGCCCCGCCGACGGCGAGGAGGAGCCGGTGCAGTCGTGGATGGACGTGAGCGGCGTGGCCCGCGACCGCCGGGGCGTCTCCCACCCGGCGGGGCTCAGCGTGCTCAACGACGGCAAGTATTCCGCCAGCGTGCTGGGCGGCGAGATGCGGCTCACGGTCGCGCGCAGCCCGGTGTACGCGCACCACGACCCGGCGGAACTGGGCACGGGCGCCACGTACGCCTACCTCGACCAGGGCACCCAGCGCAGCCGCTGGTCCCTGGTGCCCCACGCCGGGGACTGGCGGGCGGCCCGAGTCCCGGTCCTGGCCGAGCGGCTCAACCAGCCCGCGGTCTTCACGCGCGAGTACGTGCATCCCGGCTCCCTGCCCGCCAGCCATAGCGAACTCCATCTGGAAGGGCTGCCGACCGTCAGCGTCACGGCGGTCAAGCAGGCCGAGGATGGCGATGACGTGGTCGTGCGCCTGCACGAGTGGGGTGGGCGGGCGGCATCGGGCACCCTCACCTTCCGCGGTTTTTCCATCCCCGTGGGGCTCCGTCCTCAGCAGGTGCTGGGCCTGCGGCTGAGTTCGGGCAGACACGCTCAGGTCGTGAACTTCCTGGAGGAAGCCTGTGAATGA
- a CDS encoding carbohydrate ABC transporter permease, whose product MTVQQTPSTPGSSLPRVDVGRPRFDRNVRTNLFWKFVAFALLCAIGAAVLFPALWMLSTALKPDTQVYANPPIWIPNPLRFENFTEAWSLAPFTRYFFNTALYAVAVVFGTVVSCSLAAYGFAKLRFPGRDLLFTILLSTMMIPGMVTLIPQYILFSKLHWVGTYLPLVVPSYFAGAFFTFLLRQFFMGIPNEYSEAARVDGASDFWIWSRIIVPLSKPALATVAIFTFEGAWDSYVGPLLYLNDERLYTLQVGLQFFRTASAVQWQYLMAAALLVMLPVIIIFFTFQKYFVEGSSIQGGVKG is encoded by the coding sequence ATGACCGTTCAGCAGACCCCCTCCACCCCCGGTTCCAGCCTGCCCCGCGTCGATGTCGGCCGCCCCCGCTTCGACCGCAATGTCCGCACGAACCTCTTCTGGAAGTTCGTCGCCTTCGCGCTGCTGTGCGCCATCGGCGCGGCGGTCCTCTTCCCGGCGCTGTGGATGCTCTCCACCGCCCTGAAACCCGACACGCAGGTCTATGCCAACCCGCCGATCTGGATTCCCAACCCCCTGCGCTTCGAGAACTTCACCGAGGCCTGGTCGCTCGCGCCCTTCACCCGCTACTTTTTCAACACCGCCCTGTACGCGGTCGCGGTGGTGTTCGGCACCGTGGTGTCCTGCTCGCTGGCCGCCTACGGCTTCGCCAAGCTGCGCTTTCCGGGCCGGGACCTGCTGTTCACCATCCTGCTCTCCACCATGATGATTCCCGGCATGGTCACGCTGATCCCCCAGTACATCCTGTTTTCCAAGCTGCACTGGGTGGGCACCTACCTGCCGCTGGTCGTGCCGAGCTACTTCGCGGGGGCGTTTTTCACCTTCCTGCTGCGGCAGTTTTTCATGGGCATCCCCAACGAGTACTCGGAGGCCGCCCGGGTCGACGGCGCCAGCGACTTCTGGATCTGGAGCCGAATCATCGTGCCGCTCTCCAAACCCGCCCTGGCGACGGTGGCGATCTTCACCTTCGAGGGCGCCTGGGACAGCTACGTCGGCCCGCTGCTGTACCTGAACGACGAGCGGCTCTACACCCTCCAGGTGGGCCTCCAGTTCTTCCGCACCGCCTCGGCCGTCCAGTGGCAGTATCTGATGGCCGCCGCCCTGCTGGTGATGCTGCCGGTGATCATCATCTTCTTCACCTTCCAGAAGTACTTCGTGGAGGGCTCCTCGATTCAGGGTGGCGTCAAGGGCTGA